Proteins from one Cryptomeria japonica chromosome 4, Sugi_1.0, whole genome shotgun sequence genomic window:
- the LOC131030800 gene encoding pentatricopeptide repeat-containing protein At3g24000, mitochondrial has translation MACVHIASSPPSIITVLQQNHTDTSSSRSANGLKFKHRGICVSRQILFMAIKIRRKEVCRVAETVNKDSKEVDMLWKEVLHTTKVDSQIYVRLLQYCTRVKSLADGKKVHTQVIRSGFQSDTFVQSILLNMYVKCASVLDARDVFDKMPDRNVIVWTTMIAGYVQNGYYEEALKLLRQMMWEGVRPNQFTLNSILTACTSLTIFSGGKQVQGYVIKSGFELDVSVGTALIDMYGKCNTVEDARQVFDKMPQRNLISWTSMIAGYSHNGFEEKALKLYCQMLGSGVEPNEFTCASIVRACAMLIAPEQGKQLHTHVLKLRFDSDIHVGNALVTMYAKCGILEDALQVFDKMPERDSITWSAVITGCAQNRRGGESLIMLRQMQELGFQSNQFTFASTLGACGSLALLEQGKQIHAICIKRMYWSDVNVENALVTMYSKCGSMEEAQTVFKRISVRDVVSWNAIISAYAQHGRGKEVFELFEQMQGSGIKPDDITMVCILAACSHVGLVDEGLVYFDSMKDEFGITPRLEHYACIVDILGRAGRLSQAEEVISKMHVKPNAFVWKPLLGACCIYGNIELGKVAAECILELEPEDPSTYVLLSNLYAASGWWEEREKIRKLMDDRGLKKELGQSWIEAGNRVHTFIARDRSHPQTKEIYSLLKELTKQMKAAGYVPNTSFVLHDVEEKQKEHLLNYHSEKLAIAFGLISTQPGKPIRVVKNLRICGDCHTAARFISKLVRREIIVRDTSRFHHFKDGICTCGDYW, from the coding sequence ATGGCTTGTGTACATATagcctcctctcctccctctattaTAACAGTCCTGCAACAAAACCATACAGATACTTCCTCAAGCCGATCTGCCAATGGGCTCAAGTTCAAACATAGAGGCATTTGTGTTAGCAGACAAATTCTTTTCATGGCCATCAAAATTCGTCGAAAAGAAGTTTGTAGAGTGGCTGAGACAGTAAACAAGGACTCCAAGGAAGTGGATATGTTGTGGAAGGAAGTGCTTCACACAACCAAGGTAGATTCACAAATCTATGTCAGACTTTTGCAGTATTGCACTCGAGTGAAGTCGTTGGCCGATGGGAAGAAAGTCCACACCCAGGTGATTCGTTCTGGGTTTCAGTCGGATACTTTTGTGCAAAGCATTCTTCTAAATATGTATGTTAAGTGCGCAAGTGTTTTGGATGCGCGCGatgtgtttgacaaaatgcctgatCGAAACGTGATAGTCTGGACTACAATGATCGCAGGGTACGTTCAGAACGGATATTATGAAGAGGCTTTGAAACTGTTGAGGCAAATGATGTGGGAAGGTGTCAGGCCAAATCAGTTCACGTTGAATAGTATTCTTACAGCGTGCACTAGTCTGACCATATTTTCAGGTGGGAAGCAGGTCCAAGGTTATGTTATTAAGAGCGGATTTGAGTTGGACGTAAGCGTGGGGACTGCCCTTATTGATATGTATGGGAAATGCAATACAGTAGAAGACGcacgccaagtgtttgacaaaatgcctcaacgaAATTTGATCTCCTGGACTTCCATGATTGCTGGCTACTCTCACAATGGTTTTGAGGAGAAAGCCCTGAAACTATATTGCCAAATGCTAGGATCCGGAGTAGAACCGAATGAATTTACTTGTGCTAGTATTGTCAGGGCGTGTGCTATGTTAATAGCCCCGGAACAGGGCAAACAGCTCCATACCCATGTCCTCAAATTAAGATTTGACTCAGATATCCATGTGGGAAATGCACTTGTTACCATGTATGCTAAATGCGGAATACTGGAAGATGCACTTCAGGTGTTTGATAAAATGCCTGAACGAGATTCAATTACATGGTCTGCAGTAATAACAGGCTGTGCTCAGAATAGACGAGGAGGAGAGTCCTTGATAATGCTCCGTCAGATGCAGGAGCTGGGatttcaatcaaatcaattcaCTTTTGCTAGTACCCTTGGCGCTTGCGGCAGCTTGGCATTGCTTGAACAGGGAAAACAAATTCATGCTATCTGCATAAAAAGGATGTATTGGTCAGATGTGAATGTGGAGAATGCCCTTGTTACCATGTACTCCAAATGTGGGAGCATGGAGGAAGCGCAAACTGTGTTCAAAAGAATTTCTGTGCGAGATGTGGTTTCATGGAATGCGATAATTTCTGCATATGCTCAGCATGGCCGAGGCAAAGAGGTTTTTGAACTGTTTGAGCAAATGCAAGGTTCAGGTATAAAGCCTGATGACATCACTATGGTTTGCATTCTAGCGGCATGCAGCCATGTAGGGCTTGTAGATGAAGGACTCGTTTACTTTGATTCCATGAAAGATgagtttggtattactcctaggCTGGAGCATTACGCTTGCATAGTTGACATTCTTGGTCGCGCTGGCCGCCTAAGTCAGGCAGAGGAAGTCATATCAAAAATGCATGTTAAACCTAATGCATTTGTATGGAAACCCTTGTTGGGGGCTTGCTGTATATATGGAAATATTGAGTTAGGAAAGGTTGCAGCAGAATGCATTCTTGAGTTGGAACCAGAAGATCCATCCACATACGTTCTGTTGTCAAATCTGTATGCTGCATCAGGATGGTGGGAGGAGAgggaaaagataagaaaattgatggaCGACAGAGGACTGAAAAAAGAGCTTGGGCAGAGCTGGATCGAGGCTGGGAACAGAGTGCATACATTTATCGCAAGAGATAGATCTCATCCCCAAACGAAGGAGATTTATTCACTGTTGAAAGAATTAACCAAGCAAATGAAAGCAGCAGGCTATGTGCCCAATACAAGCTTTGTGTTGCATGATGTAGAGGAAAAGCAAAAGGAGCACTTGCTCAACTATCATAGTGAAAAGCTAGCAATTGCTTTTGGCCTTATTAGCACACAACCCGGCAAACCTATCAGAGTAGTCAAGAACCTTCGCATATGTGGAGATTGCCACACTGCTGCCAGGTTTATCTCCAAGCTGGTTAGGCGAGAAATAATAGTGAGGGATACAAGCCGTTTTCATCATTTCAAGGATGGCATTTGTACCTGCGGAGATTACTGGTGA